The Gymnogyps californianus isolate 813 chromosome 15, ASM1813914v2, whole genome shotgun sequence genome includes the window TCCCTAACTCGTTACTGCAAAAACATGTGGGTTGGCAGTTATAGCTAGAGTCACATGCAGACTACGAACACAAGACCACAGTTGcgattttaagtaaataaacatttgaaTCTAGATTCCTGGTCCCCCAGCAACTGTCACTCAGTGTCCTGTGTCCGTTCCAACATCACATAACATGCAATTTCCTCCCTGCGCAAACACAACAGTTGGGTTGTGGCAGCTGAGAACTATTTCTCAAAATTTTCCAGGGACAGGCCCATATCAGATCTGAACTTCacagtttctttaaagcaaagagtacacagaaaagaatatagaaattatttaaacaggACAGACTGGTCCGAATGCAAAGCCAATCTTCTAAGTATTATTTTGCCACTTTTCCACAGAGAATCTCAGTAACATCCACTTCATAATTCTTCCTACACCAAACCCTTGAAACAACTGCATTCCAGTCAATACTGATTTGTGTAGTTGCATGGGCAGTATCTTACAGGTTAAAGGGGATAGTATTAAACCCAGATGCCATCTCTCCAAACAGCATTGGGCATATgcttttgagagagagagaaagagaattcATGCATTACGTATTATcattgtgttaaaaaaaaaaattaaaaaagaaatcagtaagCTATAATAGAAAGTGCACTCAGAGGAAGACTAAGGCTGAAGAAAGCTCTACAGAGACAGCTTTCCAAAACAGTCACAGGGGGCTATGAAATATCAAAAGTCTTAATTAAAAGACTTTCAAAGTCTCAGCCATCCAAGAGTAAGcccttaaaatgaaaacacttacTCAATCACAATAAAGGCTTTTAAACTGTAAAGGATCCTTCCTCTTGAGAAGGATCTGAGGAGCGGTGAAAGCAAGCTGGGTCCTACAGAGCAGTAGGAGAGATCAGGCTTTGCCGACGTGCCAGGCAATGTCAAGCAGAAGAAGGCAGAGGTGCCCGTCTCAGCACTTACCCCTtttcctgcagggtggctgtCCGAGGTGAGGTGCTCCTTCCCAATGCACCTTCAGTTGTAGGGTCCTCCTTTTTGCTGGACTCTCCCAGGAAACCACAACTTCTCTTCCCTGCATCAAATAACTGCTTGCCAGCAGCTACAGAGTTCTTTCCCCCAGCTGAATCCCCTATGGAAAAGCTTTGCTGCTCATTCAGGGCAGATTTGGACAAGCCATGTGCCTTCTGGGGTTCAGCTGGAGCACAGACCTCTCTGTCACTGGCACTGACTGCTGTCCTACGACTCCTTCCTTGTTTGCAAGCCACTCCTTTTGAGGAGCTCTTCCCAGCTGTCCTGGGACCTTGAGAAACACATCTGGCTGGggctttcctttgcagtttttTCACATCTGGGTCAGTCCTATAAGGGGCTCTTAGCTGGTACGGAGAGGGCTTCTTCAAAGAGGCAGGCTTTTTGCTTACAGCTCTCACCTTTGTGCTCTCAGGAACATCCTCAACAGCTACAGACACTCGCTGCTCTTCAGCACTCTTGGGAGCAGGTCCCTCACCTGCAGATTTCTCTCCTATAGCTCCCTGGACCTCTAATGGCGTTTTCAAGATGCTTTTCCTGACTTTCAGTGCCTTCTCTAAGGCCCTGTTCAGCAgttccagctcctccagctccttaGGCGAAGGCCTGTTCTCTGCAAGAGAAGAAGAAGTATCAGAAGGTCCAAACCTGGATCTTCTCCATTTGTCTCTACACTAACTTGCTCTTCCAGGTACCACAGAAGGAAACCAAACCCCCTGAATAGTGCAGCAGGTATTTTGGCCACACTCCCACAGCAACTACACAGAGGACGCAGGCAGGCTTGAAGACCCCGGATGGATGCGAGTCACAGGAGGAGACAGTTCTCTTAAGTCAACCTTCCCTTCGTCAACAAGGGACAATCACCACATCTCGGTCAGGCCCACAGACACTTCATTGCTGGCCTTGGGCACTGTGGCACAACTCCAAGCTAACACCAAGGAggaaagtgggaggaaaaaggtaGAGGGGGGCTTCAAGTCGATGCAGAGCACTGGAAGGACTTCTAACGCCGAAGCTGCCTCAACCCCAGTCAGGCCCAGGGCCTGTGTGACAAGAGGAGACACCAGGCCGAGAGGGAAGTGCTCACCATGTCCACTGCTGGAGCCAGCCTCTGGCTGCGACTGCTCGTCTTCCTCACTGCCCCTGAGAGGGAAGAAACACAGCGCCGAGGGCCAGCATTGCCGTGCACCGACGGGTTCAGCTTCCCCCACGGCCCGTGGGGCCTCCGACGCGGCCGCGGGGACACAAGCGCCCGCCCTGCCGACACCAGGGACCCCGGAGGGGCCGACCGGGCCCCACCGCTTCCCTCCCGGCCCAGGCTCGGGGCAGAGCCGCCCGGGGGAGCCCGCGGGGCGGGGGTCGGGCCCGACCCGGCGCGGGGCCGCACTCACCAACGCCACAGGAGGGCCCGGCTCCGCGCCGTCCGCTGCTCCagctcccgccgccgctccgcgcctTCGTCCAGcgccgccgccagcgccgccgccaACCTGCAAGGCCCAGCGTCGTCAGCGGCCCGCCGGGGCCCGCCAGCCGGCCTGGCCTGGCCCGCCCCCCTCCGCCGCCGACCCGCTCTCACCGCCGGCCGCAGCCCGCAGGCAGCATGGGCCGCGTCCCTCCGGTCCCGGCCGGTCCGGCTCGGTCCTGCCCGCTGCAGCGGGCCGCTctgcgcgccgccgccgccacgaAGCCTGCTAAACCCAGCGCCGGCACTCGCGCGCCTTATCGCCCTGCCAGGACCTGCGGGGCGGGGCGTGTCCCTGCGCACTGCCCGGAGGGCTCTGAGGAGAAGGGCGGGAGCGGCTCCGCGGTCGGGGAGCGCGGCACCGGCGAGCCGGCGCTCCGCCCGCAGTCCCGGGTTTGGAGGGTTTCTGTGCCTGCCCAGGGGCGGGCGGCCGGGTGCCGGAGATCCCCGGGCCCCGCTTGAACCGCGGAAGCcgtttttttcctcagatggGTTCAGcgcttccctctcctcctcggCAGCGCCTCTCTGAGGGGAGCCGTCCGGGCGGGCTAAAAAAGCGCTCGCAGAGCAGACCCGTCCCAGCAGCTTCTTGTATCCGCTCTCTCCTGAGGGCCAGAGcataaatgagattttatttctctcagcCTTCACTGTGGCTGGCCACTGAGGTGCAGCCACCTGAGAACACGCAGCGTGCAGCTCACCCATCGCTGTGGGAGCTGGAGCCCCTCAGGACCTGCTGCACAAGGCCCACAGAGGCTGGAGATTAAAGTTCCACCGTCACAGGGGCTGTGCTTCGGCCTGCTCCGTGTCCTGCCCGCAGACGGGGTCCTCGCGGGGATCCCCAGGCGTGCTGGGCCAGCGCAGGGAGAGCGGAAAGGCCAACAGTCCAGCACCCCAGCAGAGACACCACACTCTGCaaactgcttctgctgcctttgGTTTGCATCAGCAAAGAGGCAAACTTGTGTTTTTTTGATGGAGAGAGGAATCTGCCTTGTTCTGCACCTGTGGAAGCTGCCTAGTTGATAACGCGATCTCTGTTGATAGCTGAATGCTGCTGGGATCCTGTCAGGAATACACCTATTGCTGCGGAGGGGCGTGCTGTGGAGTGCAGCTCTCCAAAATTGCCCATAGCTGGCACTCGGTGGTACCTGTTCCAGGCAGCCGAGTAGCAGGAATCCAGTCCTCCCCCTTgcacagcagaataaaaaataaaaaaaaatttagaaagtaGGAAAGAAGTGGTTCTTTGCCTTTGAGAGCTGAATCTTCAGGTTGAGATGTTTGTGATTTCTCTGCGGCCATGTGACCACAGACTcttataaagagaaaaagacgAGAATTCCAGGTGACTCATGGAGACGGGACTTTAAAACCCCTTATAAAACATTACAAACATATCAATAAAATCATGGAATCGATCACACAGCGCATTGTGGGCTTCCACAGTCACCATCACAACATCGTTCCAGGTGTAATTTGCACATTTGCCATGTGtaaagaatgatttttctttctacgGACTTTGCAACAGAATCTGAAAATTAGGCTGGCCCCTTCCTGCTGCGTATCTTGCAAGTAAGTGTGAGTTCACTGTCAAAACACTGTTAACAATTCTGCTTTTGAGGCACAAGCCAAGACAGAGTCCAGCCTGCTCTTCCGTGCCTAAGTGGGCTCAGCAGGGCTAACAGGAATATCAAACactcagaaaatactttaatcAGCAAAGTCAACAGCTGTAATGCTGTGAGCACCCCGGGGAGCGCAGCAGTGGGACAAGAAAGGCTCGCTTTCAGACAGCTGCTTCTCTTAGCTgactgccttttccttctgcaaggTTCCCACTGGATTTGCTTGTTGGACAAATAGGGGCTTGAGTCAGAATATCCAGATTTGCTATAATTCATGTTTTGGAGCAAAAAACAAGTGGTCCCTAAGATGGTTTTGGCTGAATAGATGGCTTCCTCTCGACTCCAAGTGCGTGAAGCTTCTTGCGTTTCCCTTCTTTTGGCAGAATTATCGCCGTGGTTTTCTCCTGATAAGCTTTAAAAGTCCATCTCAGCTGGGGCGTCCGAGAGGGGGGCAGCCTGATGCTGCATGGTGACGCTCTGCACAGGGTGGTTTGCTGCTGGATGGGAATGGCCACGGAGATGCAGTTTTACTTGAACTCAGCAGAGGGCCGAGCGCTGCTGTAGCCGCCAGCATCTCCCGGTGCTCTGGAAGCACACAGCCTGGGCGATGAGGGAGTTACAGATCTCGTTGGGCACCTGGATGCTGTTGACatttaagcaattaaaaacaaccaaaaaggGGATCAGACTGCTGTAATCCAGGAAAGTCACCTGAGGCCTGAAGCCCGCTGGAGCAGTGCTTACTGACGCTGCTAGCTTTTGCATCGAGTCTTTGTGGTTTAGAAATGCTAAAAAAGGAAGACCCCCAAACCCCAAGAAACCGTTTGTATTTGAGATGAACCAGGCATGCGACCCCTCCTGAACCTCTGGCTTTGTGCAGACAGTAAGATTCCTACTAATGGACAAGAAAGCTTTAATGCAGGCCCTTTGTCATTAATCTGCACCttgctgggaaggagaaggacagATGACGATTTGCATGTTGCCTCTGAGTCAAGATCAAAGTTAGGCAAGTGCTGCTGCCACCACAAAGTTAGGAGGAGCAGCACTTGCCGGGAGGTGGAGAGGGCAAGGCTGTAACTGCCCCTTCCAACTGCAGCAAGCGCTGCACCGGTTAAGCTGTGGAGTGAAACCATGGCGCGAGAGTTGGGGTGAGGTGATAATTAGCAGGTGGATAGCAGAAACTTCCTGACAGAGATAAAACCACTCTGCTGCTGATGCTTGGGACTCAAAGCATGGCTACATTTGACATAACAGCCTAGCTGCTGTAAGAGCTCCATCCCTGCAGTGGACAGCCCCTCTCCCACTCCCGTCCACACCTCCGCTATGGGCTCCTGCTGGCTCGCCTTCTGGTGAGTCTTGCAACAGGGCAGCTGCTGGGTAAATCAGTTCATACCTTCTCTTGTGGGTGGGTAGCTTTCCAGTGGATTATCTGGCAAACCCAGTTGAGGAAAAACTCCAAGGTGTTGGTATCTGATTCTTTTCACTGACAGCAGCTCGTGCTAGAAGGGGTAAATGCAGCAGAGAGCCATATTCTGTTCATGTAGCAATGAGCCCTGACCCAGTACAGACCTGGTCTGGCACAGTTGGCACAGGACACATTTATGCCAGGGATTGGATTTTAAGCTAACAAAGTCTGAACTATGGTTCTACTTCATGACATTGCTTGCTGGGAAAATGCTGGGTACCACAACATGGCACACATGCTAAGTAACATTTAGACTGATACAAATTACTACTTAaagatttatttacaaaatatatgTAGGTTAAAATACCTGGGCAATATACAAGTGGCAGCTGCTGGTAGTCACAGCTCTGCCACGGGTTATTTTCGGTACCTGCAGTGATGAGGCATTTTGCACAGATGAGGTGGAGGGGAAGTTACAGTGTCAGCACTCACAGCTGTGTCATGGTCTAACCCCAGCCGTGCTCatcccagggggatgggggagagaatcagaaaaaaagtaaagcttgtgggttgagataaagacagtttaacaggacagaaaggaagaaaataataataatgataataataataaaatgacaataataataatagaattagaatatacaaaacaagtgatgcacaatgcaattgctcaccactcgccgaccaatgcccagttagttcctgagcgGCGAtcagcccctcccagccaactcccccagtttttatactgggcatgatgtcatatggtatggaatatccctttggccagttggggtcagctgtcctggctgtgtccctcccagcttcttgtgcccctccagccttcttgctggctgggcatgagaagctgaaaaatccttgacttggtataaacactacttagcaacaactgaaaacatcagtgtgttatcaacattattgtcctactaaatccaaaacactgcactctACCAGCTtctaggaggaaaattaactctatcccagccaaaaccaggacaaggtgcCAGGTGATATTCTGCAatccatatttcttttttactgaaaGCCCAACTGTCAAATACCTGTAGGCTAATAAAAATAGCTGTCCAGGCACTTGGATCTCCTGCTGGGTGCCTAAAGCTCTTTGAAAACCCTGCCCATAGTCCACCATGGTAGGATTCCCTAGGGTAAAATTCAAGTAGGCATCACACTTCGATGaacaccaagaagaaaaaaaatgaagcaggagATAAACTTCATCACTAGTAAATCTACCCACACTTTCTTTATTATATTACACAAGCTATGCTCCTCCTGTGTGCTGCCCATGGAGATCAGTGCTATCTGCTGAGTTGATGTAGGAAAATCCTCCCTGTATATACCGGGGTAATGTCCTATACAAACTCTTCAGTTTCTGGGGAGATACCTTAAAGACCAAGGAACTGATTCATACTCTTCTGTGGGTCCCAAACCATTCCTGTTTGAGccaaggaagaggaaaaccTCCCAATATTTCCAATGTAAGTCTGAGGATGTTGCTATGCTGctggaaaaatgcataaatatccAAAGATCCTTCTTCAGCTCTTGTCATTTCTTTGGAGCAAAGACTCCAGGAAATGAATCTGCGGGAAATACACGTTATAAATAGATTCCCAGACCCTGTATCTTGCTGCAGCCAAAATCCCTGCAGAATTCACATGGCTATCAGCAAgatggggtgggaaggggataTGTCATGTCCTGGAGAGAGGATGTCTTGTGGCACATTGCAGCTGGAAGTGAAGGGTGTCAGTGTGCAGTGGGCGCATTGATCTTGCTGGGGCGCCCAGTGGATGCTGtgtccagccagccagtgggCAGATTCCCAAGCTGCGGGTCACAGGCTGCATGAGTTTATAAAATCAGGACAAGCATCAGCTTTGTAAAACTGGCTAGGTGAAAAGTGCTGACAGCAGGGACACTCTTACAGGGAAGTACTCTACTCTATCCTTACCCTCTTCCTGAAGTGGGGGTTACATTTTATCAGCCCTCATTAAAACAAAGGAGGGAGGACAAAAGTCTTATATGTGTGAAACCATGAAACAGATGGGGCTACAGTATGTATCCAAGTTGGAAAAGAGTACAGCTGAAGTGGGAagatccagaaagaaaagggaaggtcTTTCCAAACGTGGTCTCCTAAGACATGAGTGTCCGTACACCAGCTTGGAGTTTGGGTTAGGGGCAAACTCAACGTGGGGAATCCAGGGC containing:
- the TEDC2 gene encoding tubulin epsilon and delta complex protein 2, with product MLPAGCGRRLAAALAAALDEGAERRRELEQRTARSRALLWRWGSEEDEQSQPEAGSSSGHENRPSPKELEELELLNRALEKALKVRKSILKTPLEVQGAIGEKSAGEGPAPKSAEEQRVSVAVEDVPESTKVRAVSKKPASLKKPSPYQLRAPYRTDPDVKKLQRKAPARCVSQGPRTAGKSSSKGVACKQGRSRRTAVSASDREVCAPAEPQKAHGLSKSALNEQQSFSIGDSAGGKNSVAAGKQLFDAGKRSCGFLGESSKKEDPTTEGALGRSTSPRTATLQEKGCQLKLPLPYRKAYSRNSRAWERCRLCQTSADAAAARNRFIERIQTTFCSPVPAFSPAEVEEELKVLQDVPSLLSQYVEAEPADHPTLQREYESLLTLEGLQTTVSQCLHKLQLLRAAVESQTRLRPDCAGAIGSCSPACVPPRGQTRDSAGVLALPLLCYSSCQELRDLFALKLQVSMLHQEIALQKVMMAELLPVLESRLYPEASAAQLYRAIYTQLCEGGKRFPVLVRDELAD